In Phoenix dactylifera cultivar Barhee BC4 chromosome 1, palm_55x_up_171113_PBpolish2nd_filt_p, whole genome shotgun sequence, the genomic stretch ATTATTTCCACAAGCTCCATAATGGGACCAGCAATTGGCTTAGTCAAAATTGAAACTAGAGACTTAGTGGCACGCATAACCATAAGGAACCACGATACAGCTTTCTCAAAGTTATGAAGAAAAAGCATGGTTCccaaatatttaattcttgaaaCCATTTCCCAAGTCTCTATCCAGTCAAAAAAGGGCCCAAACAAGCGTGATGCAGTTGCCTTTAGTACTGGAACATTCTTATACAGGTCATAAAATCCTATAAGGACAGTGGCAATGGAAATCAGGACATATAAGGCTCTTGCCAGAGGGCACATCCATGGACGATAAATTTGGCAAAATACTGGGTATGACTGCAGGAAAATGACCCATGAAGGAAGTCCGTATTCTAACAACGTGAGCAGCCTCAAGTCAGACATAATTATATCCTTCAGCTTAAATGGGAGACCATGATCATTAAATCTGAACAAAATGAGAACATCTTTGTAAGTGGTAGCCTCAAAAGATGAACTTGCACACTCACTGTATGCTTCCTCAGAAACTTTATCAAACTCACTTCCCATATTTGATTTCatcatctttcttctcttgtaaGGCCCATAAGCTGGAAGTGGTGTATAAATTGAGCTTATAGTATCTTCAGTTTCCTCGGAAGAAGGAACAGAGTCggaattatcaaaaaaaagttTGTCCTCATCAAAGTCATCCTCATCACTCACATTCCCACTAGCCCCATCAGGGTTTGAAGTATCTTCCTGAGCATCATAAAATACATCCCCTGTAAAGGTAATTCTATTGTTAGTGAtagaaaaaatgataatatataTAAGGTAATTGAGTTGTATACATACCTCTAGTAGAGACACTATCGAGATGCTCTCGCAAGAGAGAACGCTCATGGTAGGTTCCAGAAAACCATGAAGAAATGCAGCTTGAAGCTTGCTCAATGCTATCGAACTCCCATCTTTTCATTAACTTAACTTCCAATGCCATTGATGTATCAGTCTGTAAATAATATGACCATTAAAAAGTTGACTATTGGATTCTTGAATAAGGTAACTGGTAAATTGAACCCAAAAATGTGATACCTGAAGTTCGTTTACATAGTTTATACCACGGACATGAACCCAGTCCacttcaaaaacaataaaaccaTACAAGGTGTGATGCAACTCCTTATTCAGCAGAAAAGAGTCTCTTAGTTTCTTTACCGggatcaatgccttcttctgatATACTGCAGCATCAATCACAGAGAACCATCTGTACAGTGTCTTTTGCTTAATGGGATTGGATATAGAGCTATTTGTAAAATTTAGCCTT encodes the following:
- the LOC103718522 gene encoding uncharacterized protein LOC103718522 isoform X2; the protein is MGTAEDRHFFPLTSLQIGDLQSYLSRLTLFLATKSNKFFILVDNRPWLIDQDTRPAYLWQLMVTKSRLSPFANTRARRERRDIGKRLNFTNSSISNPIKQKTLYRWFSVIDAAVYQKKALIPVKKLRDSFLLNKELHHTLYGFIVFEVDWVHVRGINYVNELQTDTSMALEVKLMKRWEFDSIEQASSCISSWFSGTYHERSLLREHLDSVSTRGDVFYDAQEDTSNPDGASGNVSDEDDFDEDKLFFDNSDSVPSSEETEDTISSIYTPLPAYGPYKRRKMMKSNMGSEFDKVSEEAYSECASSSFEATTYKDVLILFRFNDHGLPFKLKDIIMSDLRLLTLLEYGLPSWVIFLQSYPVFCQIYRPWMCPLARALYVLISIATVLIGFYDLYKNVPVLKATASRLFGPFFDWIETWEMVSRIKYLGTMLFLHNFEKAVSWFLMVMRATKSLVSILTKPIAGPIMELVEIILPIWNICLDTVEWLGSIIWIVVGSSCSIIVEILQIIVWPFWLVFSTAWTIATYVIYPAIWVIWGTLTAPFRLVLAMASFVAMLFINIYYFIRESWSSISSIFQFASASEATVDAYEASMWRSLWNDLFSQIFRALRSILYGFVAFFATCNRHRLRWKNAKAPNQSLPRIPERNSRGGEAGVKSW
- the LOC103718522 gene encoding uncharacterized protein LOC103718522 isoform X1, translated to MGTAEDRHFFPLTSLQIGDLQSYLSRLTLFLATKSNKFFILVDNRPWLIDQDTRPAYLWQLMVTKSRLSPFANTRARRERRDIGKRLNFTNSSISNPIKQKTLYRWFSVIDAAVYQKKALIPVKKLRDSFLLNKELHHTLYGFIVFEVDWVHVRGINYVNELQTDTSMALEVKLMKRWEFDSIEQASSCISSWFSGTYHERSLLREHLDSVSTRGDVFYDAQEDTSNPDGASGNVSDEDDFDEDKLFFDNSDSVPSSEETEDTISSIYTPLPAYGPYKRRKMMKSNMGSEFDKVSEEAYSECASSSFEATTYKDVLILFRFNDHGLPFKLKDIIMSDLRLLTLLEYGLPSWVIFLQSYPVFCQIYRPWMCPLARALYVLISIATVLIGFYDLYKNVPVLKATASRLFGPFFDWIETWEMVSRIKYLGTMLFLHNFEKAVSWFLMVMRATKSLVSILTKPIAGPIMELVEIILPIWNICLDTVEWLGSIIWIVVGSSCSIIVEILQIIVWPFWLVFSTAWTIATYVIYPAIWVIWGTLTAPFRLVLAMASFVAMLFINIYYFIRESWSSISSIFQFASASEATVDAYEASMWRSLWNDLFSQIFRALRSILYGFVAFFATCNRHRLSIYNYIREFLVRISHAIGSSAHSYSGEGRLKHKTQTPVEECESSKPKPTSHSRKKLPRRRSRSKELVIDQ
- the LOC103718522 gene encoding uncharacterized protein LOC103718522 isoform X3, with protein sequence MVTKSRLSPFANTRARRERRDIGKRLNFTNSSISNPIKQKTLYRWFSVIDAAVYQKKALIPVKKLRDSFLLNKELHHTLYGFIVFEVDWVHVRGINYVNELQTDTSMALEVKLMKRWEFDSIEQASSCISSWFSGTYHERSLLREHLDSVSTRGDVFYDAQEDTSNPDGASGNVSDEDDFDEDKLFFDNSDSVPSSEETEDTISSIYTPLPAYGPYKRRKMMKSNMGSEFDKVSEEAYSECASSSFEATTYKDVLILFRFNDHGLPFKLKDIIMSDLRLLTLLEYGLPSWVIFLQSYPVFCQIYRPWMCPLARALYVLISIATVLIGFYDLYKNVPVLKATASRLFGPFFDWIETWEMVSRIKYLGTMLFLHNFEKAVSWFLMVMRATKSLVSILTKPIAGPIMELVEIILPIWNICLDTVEWLGSIIWIVVGSSCSIIVEILQIIVWPFWLVFSTAWTIATYVIYPAIWVIWGTLTAPFRLVLAMASFVAMLFINIYYFIRESWSSISSIFQFASASEATVDAYEASMWRSLWNDLFSQIFRALRSILYGFVAFFATCNRHRLSIYNYIREFLVRISHAIGSSAHSYSGEGRLKHKTQTPVEECESSKPKPTSHSRKKLPRRRSRSKELVIDQ